cggagacaacaaatgttccaaacccctcgaaccatcatcatatgttagttcatgatacaacaatgaattaaaacatttttaacattttttttttgaatttttctcaaaatctgagtgttaacccctacaaaatattcagtttcggtaaatggttaatatacgaaagcgtataatctttagtgttgttttaaaatttctaaccacattatacatttgtattaatctatttaaactctctttcacggtacatgagcatcgttctatttttttatcaattaatttagtataacttcgtatgcattaaaacaatattgtcatacttttttatcttttctcaaaatctatgtgttaacacttacaaaatattcaatttttggtaaaatgttaatatatcaattttcggtaaattgttaatatactgaagcctataatctttagtgttatttcaaaatttctaaccatattctacatttgtattaatgtattcaaaattctctttcatggtacatagacatcgttttatttttttatcaattaatttagtaaattttcATATGCTCCATAAATCATTGGACAAACCTCAATAAAttcgctattctagagaaacggaaataacaaaggttccaaacctctcatACCATCATcgtatgttagttcatgatacaactatgcattaaaacaatattgttattttttgaatttttctcaaaatatgtgtgttatactgaatttttctcaaaatatgaattttgaatttttctcaaaatattcagttttgtggtaaatggttaatatactgaagcttataatctttaatgttattttaaaatttctaactacattatacgtttgtattaatgtattctaaattatatttcatggtacatgggcatcgttctattttttatcatttaatttagaaaaacttcatatgctccctaaatcaatggacaacccacaataaaatcgctattctagagaaacggagataacaaaggttccaaacctctcatACCATCATcgtatgttagttcatgatacaaatatgcattaaaaatattgttatatattttaaatttttctcaaaatctacgtgttaaacccaacaaaatattcagtttttcggtttaatatattgaaacctataatatttagtgttattttaaaatttctaaccacattatatttgtattaatgtattctaaactctttttcatattACATGAGCATTGTTTGTTATTGAAAACGTTAGTCTACTGATTTAGGGTCCAGATTTAGTTGTACATCAGACGAATGACTGCATGGATAAAATGGGTGATTAGTGTCAAACTCATCATGGAGACCGTGGTaaagcttctctctctttttatctCTCTCTCAAGATATTTGTTCCATTCTACGTTTTATCTTTTTCCAATGAATTCCGTCTGATTTAGGTTTGACAAAGAAAGTGCTCTCTAGTACTATAAGTGAAAGGCAAGCTGAACAAGAGGTAATTTTAGATAATCTTGAGCAAAAACATTGTCATGTTTGGTTGACAGTTATTGTTAATTAGtttattcttgttttgtttACAGGTCATCAAATTTGTGAAAAAGCATGTTGGTAATGAAAATCCACAATTAGCTGGAACTCTGTTTACGTtgatttccttttcttaaagGTATCTCGAAAGTTTTGATTGTAATCTGAACAATTGCATGTTGATGATTGTAACCAATATataatgtgtgtgtgtttacaGAAGTACATGCCAGATTTGGCTGCTCTTTTCCCTCATGTACTTGTCGATGTCAGTAGTGTCAAGTCTTTATGCACCCGATGGTTTCCCAgaggtaaaataaaaaaaaaataaaagaaaaaaactatgtGAAAAAGCGTATGTctgttatgaaaatataaaagttgCCGTGTGTATAAAAATGAtacttgtttttgtttgttgagCATTTAGATAAAAACAGAGCTCCTGCAAAGAAAAACAATCACAGAGCCATGGATGATATAAGAGAAAGCATCAAGGAGCTTAAGTACTACAAAGAAACCATATTTAAAGCAAACAAAGGTAGGAGGTGAGGTGAGGTGAGGTTGGAGTGAAAGGGGATATTGAGATTGTCGTTTAGGAGTCATTCTCTTGAATGTTTTGGTATTATGAAACCTAGTGACATGATCTTTAGTTATTGAGACATGTGTGTACTAAACTTTGTTATCTTAATCTAAACCAAACTAGTCACATTGATGATCTTTAGTTATTGATGATCTTTTGCCACATTGAGATTCCCTTTTCTCCCAGCCTTCACATTCTCAAGGCTCATCTGATTTTATGTAATTACCATAGATTAGGCATTGATCGCAGCTGGCTGGCTGCTCCTTTCTTCTCAGTAACATGATGTTCCTGTAAATTGATCACCATATGCGTCATGATTTTTAATACAGTTTAAACTTACTATGTGACTTTTTCATGGTCATGCACAAGTATAAACTACAAAatcattaaattataattagttAATGTGCCATTTCCACttattgataaattttaaatcttttttataatttatatgtaggAAAAGTAAATAGAATATTGTGTAAATTAAATTATGTTGTTATCTTAGTTAACTATGTGATTATGTATAATTCAGATTGATTCagtttttcattttcaataTATTGGATTGGTAAAATAGTAAATAGTTAATGTTTTGCGCAGAGAACTAATGTTTTGTAAGAAATCTCTTCATTGATTATATGATCAAGAAAATCTTATCATTATCATTATTTTCACTGGATAAATATGGAATAATTCAAACTCAACTATGGAAATACTAGGGAAACAAGGTTTGATCTTAGTCAACATAAAGCAgtgaaaccaaaagaaaaaagaatcacATCACTGATGGGTTCCTAAAGAAAACGTAAGAATGTGCCTTTTGAGAACACTCTAAGTCATCACTTTTGAGACAACACCAGCTCCAACTGTTCTACCTCCTTCCCTCAGAGCAAACCTTTGACCTGTTTTGAGAAATAGCGATAGCAAATCAGAAACTGAAACAGTTGAAACACAAAAAGGGAAGAGTGTCTGAAAGATTCTTGACCTATTTCGAGTGGGACAGGCATGATAAGCTCGAAAACTGCAGTGACATTGTCACCAGGCATAACCATCTTCACGTCTTGTGGTAACTCTACTCTTCCCGTGATATCTGCAGTCCTCAAGTAAAACTGAGGCCTGTAGTTGGAGAGAAAAGCAGTGTGACGTCCACCTTCGTCCTTTGTGAGCACGTAAATCTCCGCTTCAAACTTCTTGTATGTCTTGCATGAGCCAGGCTTAGCAATTACCTAATAAGCAAAAGCATTAGTGTGCTCACATTCAATCATCCACTAGTCAAAATAAGGATGCATAAGCTTACCATTCCACGCTGGATGTCTTCTCTCTTTAGCCCACGAAGAAGAAGTCCTACATTATCACCGGCCTAACATAATGAAAGCCAAAGTTTAATCAAGCATGCCTAGAACCTGTCTTTGTAATCTCTCGATGGTGCCTTTACCTGTCCATTATCCAAAATCTTCTTGAACATCTCGACCCCAGTTACAGTGGATTTCATTGGAGGTCCCTGGAAATCAAATCAAGAAAATGCTTAACTGTAATCATTACTTTGGTTGAATAAACGCAGTATTCATACACACTCACGTCTTTTAAACCCAATATCTCGACTTCTTCACCCACTTTGATGACTCCTTGTTCAATCCGACCCGTTGCAACAGTTCCACGTCcctttaagaagaagaaaactatcAGAACTTATTTTCCGAAACAAGTGAGTGAATGGAGAAAACGCCAAGGATGCAGATTAGTATACCTGAATCGAGAAAACATCTTCAATTGGCATCAAGAAAGGCTTGTCCAGCACACGAACAGGGTCTGGTATGTATTCATCAACAGCATCCATTAGCTTCAATATAGCTTGCCTTCCTATTTCATCGTTTGTGCCCTGCAGTGCAGACAGAGCAGATCCACGGATGATGGGAATATCATCCCCAGGAAACTTGTAGAAGCTGAGAAGTTCTGGATCAAGACAAGAGTTGATGTCAGTCAGAATCTTGAACTTAACTTCATACGATCAGAAAACTAAATTCTGTAacataaaaaatttacaaaccACGCAGTTCCATCTCTACAAGCTCCAACAACTCTGGATCATCCACCACATCGACTTTGTTCAGGAAGCACACAAGTGATGGAACACCAACCTGTTGGGACATCAGAAAATTAATACCTAACCTCATTTTGAGTAGCTTTAAGTGTTGAGATTGTAATGATGCGAACCTGACGTGCAAGTAGAATATGTTCCTTCGTCTGAGGCATGGGTCCATCAGGACCTGAAACCACAAGAATCCCACCATCCATTTGCGCAGCTCCAGTAATCATATTCTGAAAGTTAGCAACTTAAACACTGAGGCACAAGAGTTCATCAAAGTACTTCAAAGAAAAACCATATACTGATGCATGTTACTCCACCAAACAGTtcacatatactatatatgatGATGCACTCCGAGATAACAATACTTCCACCAATCATACTTCATGATCATTTAACTGGAGTTAAAGAGCTTCAGAAATGTATAACATGCTTGACGTTAGAATGCTATATACCAAGAGGACACGTATATTATTTTCTAGAGTATCATTATTGGCAACACCTATATGAAATACAAAGAATATTTTGCTTCTTACCTTAACATAATCTGCGTGTCCAGGACAATCCACATGAGCATAGTGACGCTTAGCAGTCTCATACTCCACATGAGCCTACATAAACAAGTACCATCAAGTAAAAAGACTAAATCAAAAAAACATTCGCTTggagacaagaagaagaagataaaaccaCAAACCGTAGCAATAGTAatccctctcttcttctcttcaggAGCTTTATCAATTTCGTCAAAGGCAATAGCTTTAGCTTTGCCCTCTTCAGCAAGAACCTAAACAATTAGTAGCATCGATCTATCAACTCTTCTCCCAATTAAAACTCTCATCAatgtatagaaaaaaaaaggaatcacCTTTGTGATTGCAGCAGTTAGCGTAGTCTTCCCGTGATCCACATGCCCAATCGTTCCCACGTTTACATGAGGTTTACTGCAGCAAAATAACACAATCATTAAACCAATCTCCCAACCAATTCAAAATCAATCAGACAAACTCACTTTCGAGTAAAAGTGGCCATCGATCTCCACAGAGAAGCTCCGAAACTTGACGGAAGAGGAGAGAGATCATCTCCTCCGATTGAATGCAAGATcgagggagaagaagaagaagtaatgGAGCCACCGCAGCGTGAGTAGATCCGAGAAGAGAAGGGAAGAATCCGCTTCGAGGTAGGGTTACGAAGAGCGACGGAAGCCATTTCGAGTCTACACAGGAAGAAGTGAGATTTGGGGTTTTAGTCGCCTGTGAGGGTTTCTGTTAATTCATTTCTTATaacccgacccgacccgacccggaTAAGCCCATTTGGTGCTCTCTCTTTTTACTATTATTGGCCCATTTAAGTGATTCTTAACTAATATTGGCCCATTTCAACATAGATTCCCGATAAAACTTGTTAACATTACCATGAATCGATTCGGATAAAGAGTTTTAGGCCCCATTTAAAGATAAAACTTGGGGTttcagtttataaataatttttattctttttagcTTTCTTTCATTGGATTGTAAAACCATTTTTTTTCAGtttctaattataaaatataggtCATTATGTATGTGAAATTAACTATTATATCATTACTGGATTATGTTAAGAGAGCAAGACCCATCAGTAGCACTAAAaagaagtcacaaaaatagcatacaACCGGGCTAAGATCCGCGCAATTGCACAtgatgaatgttatatataaaaatatattttatatattattatttatttttgctcatttaacgtatataattaaattagagtaagcacataaatcaaaacaatacctcttgtttatttacgataatattttggtaaataaatcaaaacaattattttatttattttataaggtatataactaaatttcaatgacatggatatagatatatagtatattttaatataaatatttattattgagaattcgtACTCATATGATAAACACAAATTTTCTAATGTGCgatattttcaatacaaatttcaaaattaaaatagtaaggttttaatattttttcaatacaaatttataaataaacatatttatgtattttatatgttatatattttaattttaaactatattaatatataatatgaatgtttattaaatgagaatttatatttatacgattttatgatcatttgtatctgattattaaaaaaaacattgatcacaaaattttagtgtgagatatttaacatttttagtaatttatagttgttttaaaaattaaaaatataacatataagaaaaaatctattttttgttatatggttgatgtgattgtttaatatcgtttaataatataaacttaaaaaaaagaggtaagatacaaaaattgttatcaaatattgattatacgttaatcatattaggtaattcggtaacttttatttaaggaaagtgcaagaATATTCtttgtacactatttatcaatttgatagttagtttaattataaagtataatatatgttaagatgaaccaacttatttttctaagaattttgaatttcattctcatggtgacacgtgactacaaaaaaatgttgtaatgtttcttaattaatatatataagggaTGTTAAAAGTTACAAGGATAACATTTATTAAGGAACAAAAAGactaattatttttactaaatattattattttaaatcctAAAAGTAAACCCCtaactctaaatcataaactctgtagttatatttgtttttaataattttataaacggtaatctgttattttttatttttgtttgctaTTGTTGGGAcaaataattgttttgattt
This genomic stretch from Brassica napus cultivar Da-Ae chromosome C9, Da-Ae, whole genome shotgun sequence harbors:
- the LOC106392270 gene encoding elongation factor Tu, mitochondrial, with the translated sequence MASVALRNPTSKRILPFSSRIYSRCGGSITSSSSPSILHSIGGDDLSPLPSSFGASLWRSMATFTRNKPHVNVGTIGHVDHGKTTLTAAITKVLAEEGKAKAIAFDEIDKAPEEKKRGITIATAHVEYETAKRHYAHVDCPGHADYVKNMITGAAQMDGGILVVSGPDGPMPQTKEHILLARQVGVPSLVCFLNKVDVVDDPELLELVEMELRELLSFYKFPGDDIPIIRGSALSALQGTNDEIGRQAILKLMDAVDEYIPDPVRVLDKPFLMPIEDVFSIQGRGTVATGRIEQGVIKVGEEVEILGLKDGPPMKSTVTGVEMFKKILDNGQAGDNVGLLLRGLKREDIQRGMVIAKPGSCKTYKKFEAEIYVLTKDEGGRHTAFLSNYRPQFYLRTADITGRVELPQDVKMVMPGDNVTAVFELIMPVPLEIGQRFALREGGRTVGAGVVSKVMT